From a single Metopolophium dirhodum isolate CAU chromosome 6, ASM1992520v1, whole genome shotgun sequence genomic region:
- the LOC132946551 gene encoding leucine--tRNA ligase, mitochondrial produces the protein MISKEIFYKLNNLRCYRKYSPNRRSLSNDIWNEELTIDLKLKIEKYWKDKLCKGSFDKNNVNKKFYVLSMFPYPSGHLHMGHVRVYVIADSIARFHRMHGQNVFQPMGWDAFGLPAENAAILHGLPADKWTSSNIDHMKKQLQELGCSFDWSNELTTCDPTYYKWTQWFFLKMFQSGLVYSKEAEVNWDPVDETVLANEQVDENGRSWRSGAIVEKKVLKQWFIKTTQFSKALFEGLNDPSLIDWRDIIKLQKHWIGECDGYKFDFKLYTDNVCRTILNVWTQNPEHVPLAAFVCVKPDSFVHKYYVLNHTNVYIKNPITGSKLQILVTDRVVYPEGQESRLAVPHENSIDKELAEKHNIFHSVNQSSYLSREIICEKAKQLNCGGYQVSSKLQDWLISRQRYWGTPVPIIHCTNCGAQAVPEEQLPVKLPMLDVQSGKKFKSLELVEEWIKTTCPKCGKEAKRETNTMDTFVDSSWYYMRYLDPKNSSQPFDKTLANKMMPVDIYVGGKEHAVLHLYYARFFNHFLHSIGLSPCLEPFKKLLVQGMVMGQSFKNKINGTYLKEDEVIKKGKTYFSKDGDNPVIATWEKMSKSKHNGVEPKNTISEYGVDTMRLLVLSSVAPTSNRNWNSDTFPGILNWQHRLWLTIREFRTVRKNDDVQRYTIDSSIFQKEEIKLHNARNYHVKKISSNFRKSYQLSVAISKLQGLTNILRKSPKELIKYSAEYERLLAVQIIMLTPMAPHFTSALWSGFVSAPGRINHEWGQINWENDVIHQKWPQVDSDYILNLYCVVNNAVKCVLPMPKREMALLTKEAAIKLTMNQDIIKEYTSSWNIIDIGFQSYEDNDTYVFIKTDRTSVAKTKSTSSKIVKNNI, from the exons ATGATTtccaaagaaatattttataaacttaataaccTTAGATGTTATAGGAAATATTCTCCAAACCGTAGATCTCTTAGTAATGATATTTGG aatgAAGAGTTGACAATAgatctaaaactaaaaattgagaAATACTGGAAAGATAAACTATGTAAAGgtagttttgataaaaataacgtCAATAAAAAATTCTACGTGTTATCGATGTTTCCTTATCCGTCTGGTCACTTACACATGGGTCATGTTCGAGTGTATGTAATTGCAGATTCAATTGCTAGGTTTCATCGCATGCACGgacaaaat GTATTTCAGCCTATGGGATGGGATGCATTTGGGCTTCCTGCTGAGAATGCAGCTATACTACATGGCTTACCAGCTGATAAATGGACTAGTTCAAACATTGATCACATGAAAAAACAGCTTCAAGAACTTGGATGCAGTTTTGATTGGTCTAATGAATTAACAACCTGTGATCCAACTTATTATAAATGGACTCAATGGTTctttctaaaaatgtttcaatctgGACTTGTTTATTCTAAGGAA GCTGAAGTTAATTGGGATCCAGTAGACGAAACAGTGTTAGCTAATGAACAAGTAGATGAAAATGGACGTTCTTGGCGGTCTGGTGCTATTGTTGAGAAAAAAGTTCTGAAACAATGGTTTATAAAAACAACACAATTTTCCAA AGCTCTGTTTGAAGGACTAAATGATCCATCTTTAATAGATTGGAGAGATATTATAAAACTGCAAAAACATTGGATTGGAGAATGTGACggatataaatttgattttaaactatatactgATAATGTATGTAGAACAATACTCAATGTTTGGACACAAAATCCAGAACATGTACCATTAGCTGCATTTGTTTGTGTTAAGCCCGATTcttttgtacataaatattatgttctgaatcatacaaatgtatacattaaGAACCCTATTACTGGCAGCAAATTACAGATTTTAGTTACTGATCGTGTTGTATATCCAGAAGGGCAAGAATCACGCTTAGCTGTGCCACATGAAAATTCTATTGATAAAGAATTAGCtgaaaagcataatatttttcattctgTAAACCAAagctcatatttatctagagaaataatttgtgaaaaagcAAAACAGTTAAATTGTGGTGGTTATCAAGTAAGCTCTAAATTACAGGATTGGTTAATATCCAGACAGAGATATTGGGGTACTCCTGTACCAATTATTCATTGTACCAACTGTGGAGCTCAAGCTGTACCAGAAGAACAATTACCAGTAAAATTGCCAATGCTTGATGTACAAAgtggtaaaaaatttaaatcgttaGAGTTAGTCGAAGAATGGATTAAGACTACTTGTCCAAA ATGTGGTAAAGAGGCAAAAAGAGAAACAAATACAATGGATACTTTTGTGGATTCCAGTTGGTATTATATGAGATATTTAGATCCTAAAAATAGTTCTCAGCCATTTGATAAGACGTTGGCCAACAAAATGATGCCTGTTGATATATATGTTGGTGGAAAAGAACATG ctGTTTTGCATCTATATTATGCGAGGTTCTTTAACCACTTTCTACATTCCATTGGTTTGTCTCCTTGTTTGGAACCGTTTAAAAAACTATTGGTTCAAGGCATGGTGATGGgtcaaagttttaaaaataaaattaatggcaCATATTTAAAAGAAGATGAAGTAATCAAAAAAGGTAAAACATATTTCTCTAAAGATGGTGACAACCCGGTTATTGCAACATgggaaaaaatgagtaaatctAAACACAATGGAGTTGAACCAAAGAATACTATAAGTGAATATGGAGTAGATACCATGCGATTATTGGTATTGTCTAGTGTTGCACCTACATCTAATAGAAATTGGAATTCTGATA cATTTCCTGGAATTTTAAATTGGCAACATAGATTATGGTTGACTATAAGAGAATTTCGAACTGTTAGAAAAAATGATGATGTCCAAAGATATACAATTGATTCATCTATATTCCAAaaagaagaaattaaattacacaaTGCACGTAATTatcatgtcaaaaaaatttcaagtaacTTCAGAAAATCATATCAATTGAGTGTAGCCATTTCAAAACTACAAGggttgacaaatattttaaga AAGTCTCCTAAAGAATTGATTAAGTATAGTGCAGAATATGAAAGACTACTGGCtgttcaaataataatgttaactcCGATGGCTCCACACTTTACATCTGCCTTATGGAGTGGATTTGTATCTGCACCAGGTCGCATAAATCATGAATGGGGACAAATTAATTGGGAAAATGATGTAATTCATCAAAAATGGCCACAAGTGGATagcgattatattttaaatttatattgtgtg